A region of Vigna radiata var. radiata cultivar VC1973A chromosome 10, Vradiata_ver6, whole genome shotgun sequence DNA encodes the following proteins:
- the LOC106775690 gene encoding 50S ribosomal protein L11, chloroplastic, giving the protein MATSLTTCPSLCSSSSSFFSTSVKFSLNSNRISLPFRGNKTPLPTPSPSAPIRRRFNVIAMAPPKPGGKAKKVVGIIKLALEAGKATPAPPVGPALGSKGVNIMAFCKDYNAKTADKPGYVIPVEITVYDDKSFTFILKTPPASVLLLKAAGVEKGSKDPKAEKVGKITIDQLRTIAVEKLPDLNCSTIESAMRIIAGTAANMGIVVDPPVLEPKQKELV; this is encoded by the exons ATGGCCACAAGTCTTACAACCTGTCCATCGTTGtgttcctcttcttcttcatttttttccacTTCTGTCAAATTCTCCTTAAACTCGAATAGAATTTCTCTTCCGTTTCGTGGAAACAAAACCCCTCTTCCCACTCCTTCTCCTTCCGCCCCAATTCGAAGGCGCTTCAATGTCATTGCTATGGCTCCCCCTAAACCCGGTGGGAAGGCCAAGAAAG TGGTTGGAATTATAAAGCTGGCTCTTGAAGCTGGGAAGGCTACACCCGCTCCTCCTGTTGGCCCTGCTCTTGGATCCAAGGGTGTCAATATAATGGCTTTTTGCAAGGATTACAATGCTAAAACCGCCGATAAGCCCGGTTATGTCATTCCCGTGGAGATCACAGTCTACGAC GATAAAAGCTTTACTTTCATATTGAAGACCCCACCTGCTTCGGTTCTACTTCTTAAAGCCGCTG GGGTGGAAAAGGGTTCAAAAGACCCCAAGGCGGAAAAGGTAGGAAAGATCACAATTGATCAATTGCGTACAATTGCTGTGGAAAAGCTGCCGGACTTGAATTGCTCGACTATAGAATCAGCTATGAGAATTATAGCTGGCACTGCAGCAAATATGGGGATTGTGGTTGATCCTCCAGTTCTTGAACCGAAACAGAAGGAACTTGTGTAG
- the LOC106775689 gene encoding multiple organellar RNA editing factor 9, chloroplastic, with protein MATVTFSFSAKTLTLPYQPKTPISNFYPVTNLRLPSSILTQTRNGNRIRASLDGDFSAKRNSSNSDQRETIMLPGCDYNHWLIVMEFPKDPAPTREQMIDTYLDTLATVLGSMEEAKKNMYAFSTTTYTGFQCTVDEATSEKFKGLPGVLWVLPDSYIDVKNKDYGGDKYVNGEIIPCKYPTYQPKRSAPKNESRRYERRRDGPPPERRRPRQEAAASDSSST; from the exons ATGGCGACGGTCACGTTTTCCTTTTCCGCTAAAACCCTAACACTACCCTATCAACCCAAAACCCCAATCTCCAACTTCTATCCGGTAACCAATCTTCGCCTCCCTTCTTCTATTCTGACCCAAACCCGAAATGGTAACCGAATTCGGGCGTCGCTGGATGGGGATTTCTCAGCGAAAAGGAACAGCAGCAACAGTGACCAGAGAGAGACGATAATGTTACCCGGTTGTGATTACAACCATTGGCTGATTGTGATGGAGTTTCCTAAGGACCCTGCACCCACTCGTGAACAAATGATTGACACTTACCTCGACACTCTTGCTACTGTATTGGGAAG CATGGAGGAAGCAAAGAAGAACATGTATGCATTTAGCACCACTACCTACACTGGATTTCAGTGCACTGTTGATGAAGCAACCTCGGAGAAATTCAAGG GTTTACCCGGGGTTCTTTGGGTACTGCCCGACTCGTATATAGATGTTAAAAACAAGGACTACGGAG GTGACAAGTACGTAAATGGGGAGATTATTCCTTGCAAGTACCCTACCTACCAACCAAAACGGAGCGCACCTAAGAACGAGAGTAGAAGGTATGAGAGACGGAGAGATGGCCCTCCCCCTGAGCGCAGAAGGCCAAGACAAGAGGCGGCTGCCTCGGATTCATCCTCTACATGA
- the LOC106775687 gene encoding uncharacterized protein LOC106775687: MSFYGGSSYSASDYGEYNFNSYSPNYHYAQISSPTAYEGYEYNQPYYGYDPTLYYAPNYPAETYQTISYSATTYTDPKSLVYDPNYGMTHLVISYSNVEFNVPEFEEYDSTPYDGGYDIDQTYGKALPPSDKICYPRSGSIPISDPIPVAIVPLPTIKEGTDEKGITPPQNGTAVQIAEEKPQSQDSGRDQPEKVEDSESEGSEDEDDYDVESGVGSGFGEGYGGGQGYENEKQVGPQYPSGYGLEAVDICESLFGYWPCLERMKKRECYGKEVACRGNHCQENMWQGTADYLFGSPYPYGGSAEDGSGYGGEPVYAYQRYYPMQAQYKQIDHNSEFW; this comes from the coding sequence ATGTCCTTCTACGGCGGCTCTTCCTATTCTGCTTCTGATTATGGTGAGTACAATTTCAACTCTTATTCTCCTAATTATCATTATGCTCAAATTTCATCCCCTACGGCTTATGAGGGCTATGAGTACAATCAACCATATTATGGATATGATCCAACTTTATATTATGCTCCTAATTACCCTGCTGAGACTTACCAAACCATATCATACTCAGCCACAACTTATACTGATCCAAAATCACTTGTGTACGATCCCAATTATGGTATGACCCATCTTGTGATTTCTTACTCTAATGTGGAATTCAATGTGCCCGAATTTGAGGAGTATGACTCTACACCTTATGATGGTGGGTATGACATTGATCAGACCTATGGTAAAGCTTTACCACCTTCAGATAAAATTTGCTATCCTCGTTCTGGCTCAATTCCAATTAGTGATCCCATTCCCGTGGCCATAGTGCCACTGCCTACTATAAAAGAGGGAACTGATGAGAAAGGAATCACACCGCCCCAGAATGGAACTGCAGTCCAAATCGCTGAAGAAAAACCTCAGTCACAAGATAGTGGCAGAGACCAGCCAGAGAAAGTTGAAGACAGTGAGAGTGAGGGaagtgaggatgaagatgattACGATGTTGAGTCTGGTGTTGGAAGTGGGTTTGGTGAAGGGTACGGTGGAGGACAGGGTTATGAGAATGAGAAGCAAGTGGGTCCTCAATATCCTAGTGGATATGGGTTGGAAGCTGTGGACATTTGTGAAAGCTTATTTGGGTATTGGCCTTGTTTGGAACGTATGAAGAAGAGAGAATGTTATGGCAAGGAGGTTGCTTGCAGAGGTAACCACTGTCAGGAGAACATGTGGCAAGGTACTGCAGATTATCTATTTGGCAGTCCATATCCTTATGGCGGGAGTGCGGAAGATGGAAGTGGCTATGGAGGAGAACCTGTCTATGCCTATCAAAGGTACTATCCAATGCAAGCACAGTACAAACAGATTGATCATAATTCCGAGTTTTGGTAA